A single region of the Bacteroidota bacterium genome encodes:
- a CDS encoding serine hydroxymethyltransferase → MQRDTAVFDIIDKELHRQTEGIELIASENFVSAQVMEAMGSCMTNKYAEGYPGKRYYGGCEFVDETEQLAIDRVKKLFGAEYANVQPHSGAQANAAVMLACLNPGDTLLGFNLSHGGHLTHGSPVNFSGKLYRPVFYSVEEETGRIDMDKVEAIAKAEKPKLIIAGASAYARDWDYARFRAIADSVGAILMADISHPAGLIAAKLLNDPMPHCHIVTTTTHKTLRGPRGGLIMIGKDFPNPWGQTTPKGEVKMMSTIIDSAVFPGTQGGPLEHVIAAKAVAFGEDLSEDYIGYCKQIIANAQAMANALVAKGYKIISGGTDNHLMLIDLRNKNISGKKAEALLGAAHITVNKNMVPFDDKSPFVTSGIRIGTPAVTTRGMKETDMIKIVEWIDRLIMAPEDESVIAAVRAEVTTFAKQFPLFAY, encoded by the coding sequence ATGCAAAGAGATACCGCAGTATTCGACATTATTGATAAAGAATTACATCGTCAAACCGAAGGCATTGAATTGATTGCCAGCGAAAATTTTGTCAGCGCTCAGGTTATGGAAGCTATGGGCAGTTGTATGACCAATAAATATGCAGAGGGTTATCCCGGCAAACGATATTATGGTGGTTGCGAATTTGTGGATGAAACAGAACAACTGGCTATTGACAGGGTGAAAAAACTATTTGGTGCTGAATATGCCAACGTGCAGCCACATAGCGGCGCCCAGGCCAATGCTGCTGTTATGCTTGCCTGTTTAAATCCTGGTGATACCTTGTTGGGATTTAATCTTTCGCATGGCGGTCACCTTACACATGGTAGTCCCGTGAATTTTTCCGGTAAATTATACCGACCGGTATTTTATTCTGTAGAAGAGGAAACAGGACGTATCGATATGGATAAAGTGGAAGCCATTGCAAAAGCAGAAAAACCAAAATTAATTATTGCCGGTGCAAGCGCTTACGCACGCGATTGGGATTATGCTCGCTTTAGAGCAATTGCTGATAGCGTTGGTGCAATTTTAATGGCTGATATTTCACATCCCGCCGGATTAATTGCCGCTAAATTATTAAACGACCCGATGCCGCATTGTCATATTGTTACCACTACTACACATAAAACATTACGTGGTCCGCGTGGTGGGTTAATTATGATTGGAAAAGATTTTCCAAACCCTTGGGGACAAACTACACCAAAAGGTGAAGTGAAAATGATGAGCACCATAATCGACAGTGCTGTTTTTCCGGGTACGCAAGGTGGTCCGCTTGAACATGTAATTGCAGCTAAAGCAGTTGCGTTTGGTGAAGATTTAAGTGAAGATTATATTGGTTATTGCAAACAAATAATTGCCAACGCTCAGGCTATGGCAAATGCTTTGGTTGCGAAAGGATATAAAATTATTTCCGGCGGAACAGATAATCATTTAATGCTGATTGATTTACGCAATAAAAATATTTCCGGAAAAAAAGCAGAAGCATTATTAGGTGCTGCGCATATTACCGTTAATAAAAATATGGTGCCATTTGATGATAAATCGCCGTTTGTTACCAGTGGAATTCGCATTGGAACTCCTGCAGTTACCACAAGAGGTATGAAAGAAACTGATATGATAAAAATTGTTGAATGGATCGATCGCTTGATTATGGCACCGGAAGATGAATCGGTAATTGCTGCTGTGCGTGCAGAAGTTACAACATTCGCTAAACAATTTCCGTTATTTGCTTATTAA
- a CDS encoding T9SS type A sorting domain-containing protein produces MKGFLLITIIVILKIGNLYSQTTFSKLYTSNDSLGIGFSIAIDDSAYYIVGLGNVDFMGVAHLDLFFLKTDYYGNRIIAKYYYDDIEHFFLPGYFNNLVVVDNIVLHGGAYAKIDTLFPINESFNATYYNFDKTGDTILTKRFKGRGYAEFKDITYSTIDSAKYLLGYTRDTSIYDYYTYIVKLDANDSVLWEKTYREPFYDEIGNSIELLDTDELISTSEFYYDELDLNIDGKGTRINSLTGTETNSFKTGTLGKDVGFRATLSSDKNYIVAMQIMDTMLFAGDFEYLSSLTKLDLSGTVVWRRYFNGINLQYFYTVRCFEDGSIVAVGAKEIDSTGIYKGYICKLNTDGELQWEHTYSNNSLYNHFLFDFQKTPDGGYIASGAGADGVEGAYEGPMWLLKLDSMGCLNPYCGDVAINDDLDINEGAFTIYPNPITSIGVAEITVPENLHLNNDVTFSVNFLDLNGRVVSSYNNIAPLNAGAIIRFNVNLSDLPAGIYMAQLSYGDTPVETTKVVVVR; encoded by the coding sequence ATGAAAGGCTTTTTATTAATTACAATTATAGTTATTCTGAAAATTGGTAATTTATACAGCCAGACCACCTTTTCTAAGTTATACACCAGCAACGACTCGCTTGGTATTGGGTTCTCCATTGCTATTGATGATTCAGCTTATTATATTGTTGGTTTAGGAAACGTTGATTTTATGGGCGTTGCCCATCTTGATTTATTTTTTTTAAAAACAGATTATTATGGTAATAGAATAATTGCGAAGTATTATTATGATGATATTGAGCATTTTTTTTTACCGGGCTATTTTAATAATTTGGTTGTTGTGGACAACATTGTTTTACATGGTGGAGCATATGCAAAAATTGACACCCTATTCCCAATAAATGAATCATTTAACGCCACCTATTATAATTTTGATAAAACTGGTGATACAATTTTAACGAAGCGTTTTAAAGGGAGAGGGTATGCTGAGTTTAAAGATATTACATATTCAACAATTGACAGTGCTAAATACTTGTTGGGATATACAAGAGACACATCCATATATGACTATTATACTTATATTGTTAAGTTAGATGCCAATGATAGTGTCTTATGGGAAAAAACCTATCGCGAACCATTTTATGATGAAATAGGCAATTCCATCGAATTGTTAGATACGGATGAATTAATAAGTACGAGTGAGTTTTATTACGATGAATTAGACTTAAATATTGATGGAAAAGGCACCAGGATAAATTCGCTAACCGGCACAGAAACTAATTCATTTAAAACCGGGACATTAGGAAAAGATGTTGGGTTCAGAGCAACTTTAAGTTCAGATAAAAATTATATTGTTGCAATGCAGATTATGGATACTATGCTGTTTGCAGGTGATTTTGAATACCTTTCCAGCCTGACAAAATTAGATTTAAGTGGGACTGTTGTTTGGCGTAGATATTTTAATGGAATTAATTTGCAGTACTTTTATACAGTTCGTTGCTTTGAAGATGGTAGTATAGTTGCTGTAGGTGCTAAGGAAATAGATTCAACAGGTATTTATAAAGGGTACATTTGTAAATTAAATACAGATGGTGAATTGCAATGGGAACATACCTATTCTAATAATTCATTATACAACCACTTTTTATTTGATTTCCAAAAAACACCAGATGGTGGGTATATTGCTTCAGGTGCCGGCGCCGATGGTGTTGAAGGTGCTTACGAAGGCCCAATGTGGTTGTTAAAATTAGATAGTATGGGGTGTTTAAACCCGTATTGTGGTGATGTAGCCATAAATGATGATTTAGATATAAATGAAGGTGCCTTTACCATTTATCCCAATCCTATAACATCTATTGGTGTTGCAGAAATAACAGTACCTGAAAATTTGCATCTGAATAACGATGTAACATTTTCCGTTAACTTTTTAGATTTAAACGGGCGTGTGGTAAGCAGTTACAACAACATTGCCCCTTTGAACGCAGGTGCTATAATACGTTTTAATGTAAACTTATCCGATTTACCTGCAGGAATTTATATGGCACAATTGAGTTATGGTGATACACCTGTTGAAACAACAAAAGTGGTCGTGGTTCGATAA